One window of the Podospora pseudocomata strain CBS 415.72m chromosome 7, whole genome shotgun sequence genome contains the following:
- a CDS encoding hypothetical protein (EggNog:ENOG503NUGF; COG:Q): MRSSIITSALLLFGAVQADPGAKKNTGGPIDASILAHTGEPAGKEIKIANNLTVYISPPPPKSPRTKPRSQSAILLLTDVFGLNLLQNKLLADSFARAGYLTLVPDLFAGSPAPSDINDPASANFSIPAFLAAHQPPVTDPIIASAISHLRGSLNISSIAAAGYCFGGRYALRVVNPSPGGADVAFAAHPSLLTDEEISGVEKPVSVAAADRDELLTAARRAELEGLLLGAGGRYQVGVYGGTPHGFAVRANYSVESERFGKEGAFLQAVGWFDEFLVGRG; encoded by the exons ATGCgttcctccatcatcacgaGCGCCCTGCTCCTCTTTGGCGCCGTCCAAGCCGACCCCGGAGCCAAAAAGAACACCGGCGGTCCCATCGACgcctccatcctcgctcACACCGGCGAGCCAGCAGGCAAAGAGATCAAGATCGCCAACAACC TAACAGTCTACatctccccgcccccccccaaatccccccgCACCAAACCCCGGTCCCAatccgccatcctcctcctcaccgacGTCTTcggcctcaacctccttcaaAATAAGCTGCTAGCCGACTCCTTCGCCCGGGCAGGCTACCTCACCCTCGTCCCAGACCTTTTTGCTGGCTCCCCCGCCCCGTCGGACATCAACGACCCCGCCTCCGCCAACTTTTCCATCCCGGCGTTTTTAgcagctcaccaaccccccgtcACAGACCCTATCATCGCCTCCgccatctcccacctccGCGGCAGCCTCAACATCTCGAGTATCGCCGCGGCGGGCTACTGCTTTGGGGGGCGGTACGCACTCAGGGTTGTCAACCCTTCCCCAGGGGGAGCAGACGTAGCTTTTGCCGCGCACCCGAGTCTGCTGACTGATGAGGAGATCAGCGGGGTGGAAAAGCCGGTCAGTGTCGCGGCGGCGGATAGGGATGAGCTGCTTActgcggcgaggagggcggagttggaggggttgcttCTGGGGGCCGGGGGGAGGTATCAGGTTGGTGTTTATGGGGGGACGCCGCATGGGTTTGCGGTGAGGGCGAACTATAGTGTGGAGAGTGAGAGgtttgggaaggagggggcgTTTTTGCAGGCGGTGGGGTGGTTTGATGAGtttttggtggggagggggtga